Proteins encoded by one window of Castor canadensis chromosome 2, mCasCan1.hap1v2, whole genome shotgun sequence:
- the Itpka gene encoding inositol-trisphosphate 3-kinase A isoform X2, whose translation MTLPGGPTGMAQPGGAGSCSPGLERTPRRSVGELRLLFEARCAAVAAAAAAGDPRARGAKRRGGQVPNGLPRAAPARVIPQLTVTAEEPDVPPASPGPPEPEGDCLPAVGSHLQQPRRLSTSSLSSTGSSLLEDSEDDLLSDSESRSRGNVQLEASEDVGQKSHWQKIRTMVNLPVMSPFKKRYAWVQLAGHTGSFKAAGTSGLILKRSSEPERYCLARLMADALRGCVPAFHGVVERDGESYLQLQDLLDGFDGPCVLDCKMGVRTYLEEELTKARERPKLRKDMYKKMLAVDPEAPTEEEHAQRAVTKPRYMQWREGISSSTTLGFRIEGIKKADGSCSTDFKTTRSREQVTRVFEEFMQGDAEVLRRYLNRLQQIRDTLEVSEFFRRHEVIGSSLLFVHDHCHRAGVWLIDFGKTTPLPDGQILDHRRPWEEGNREDGYLLGLDNLIGILASLAER comes from the exons ATGACCCTGCCCGGGGGCCCGACGGGCATGGCGCAGCCGGGGGGCGCGGGGTCCTGCAGCCCTGGGCTGGAGCGGACCCCGCGCCGGAGCGTCGGAGAGCTGCGCCTGCTCTTCGAGGCGCGCTGCGCCGCGgtcgctgccgccgccgccgcagggGATCCTCGGGCCCGCGGGGCCAAGCGGCGTGGGGGACAGGTCCCCAACGGGCTTCCGCGGGCTGCCCCTGCCCGGGTGATCCCGCAGCTGACCGTGACAGCCGAGGAGCCAGATGTACCCCCGGCCAGCCCTGGGCCCCCGGAGCCAGAGGGTGACTGCCTCCCGGCAGTGGGCTCGCACTTGCAGCAGCCACGCCGCCTCTCCACCTCGTCGCTGTCTTCCACCGGCTCGTCGCTACTCGAGGACTCGGAGGACGATCTGCTGAGCGACAGCGAGAGCCGGAGCCGCGGCAACGTGCAGCTGGAAGCCAGCGAGGACGTGGGTCAG AAAAGCCACTGGCAGAAGATTCGGACCATGGTGAATCTGCCGGTCATGAGCCCTTTCAAGAAGCGCTACGCCTGGGTGCAGCTGGCAGGGCACACGG GGAGTTTCAAGGCGGCGGGCACGAGCGGGCTGATCCTGAAGCGCAGCTCGGAGCCGGAGCGCTATTGCCTGGCGCGCCTGATGGCGGACGCGCTGCGTGGCTGTGTGCCGGCCTTCCACGGCGTAGTGGAGCGCGATGGGGAAAGCTACTTGCAGTTGCAGGACCTCCTCGACGGCTTCGATGGGCCCTGCGTGCTTGACTGCAAGATGGGCGTCAG GACTTACCTGGAGGAGGAACTAACCAAGGCCCGAGAGCGGCCCAAGCTGAGGAAGGACATGTACAAGAAAATGCTGGCCGTGGACCCAGAGGCGCCCACGGAGGAGGAGCACGCGCAGCGCGCGGTCACCAAACCGCGCTACATGCAGTGGCGGGAGGGCATCAGCTCCAGCACCACGCTCGGCTTCCGCATCGAGGGCATCAAG AAAGCCGATGGCTCATGCAGCACAGACTTCAAGACTACCCGAAGCCGGGAGCAGGTGACCCGCGTCTTTGAGGAGTTCATGCAAGGAGATGCGGAAGTGCTG AGGAGGTATCTGAACCGCCTGCAGCAGATCCGGGACACCCTGGAGGTCTCTGAGTTTTTTAGGAGGCACGAG GTGATTGGCAGCTCACTCCTCTTCGTGCATGATCACTGCCATCGCGCTGGTGTGTGGCTCATCGATTTTGGCAAGACTACACCACTCCCAGATGGCCAGATCCTGGACCACCGGCGGCCCTGGGAAGAGGGCAACCGCGAAGACggctatttgctggggctggacAATCTCATTGGcatcctggccagcctggctgaGAGATGA
- the Ltk gene encoding leukocyte tyrosine kinase receptor, translating into MSRSGRLLLWLGAAGKCCLAVRGTFLGLGTTIGTDQVAAAPPEASILCRQSFLAGALLLEALRQPNVFSFLFPNPNIPRPLPTLLIPCHLSGAILCSSSGSQEPFLSSPPLPISSSQDPKITAAPSGLESASPQNPLGTEGPWLFNTCGASGRRGPTQTQCDGAYAGSNVVVTVGTAGPLRGVQLWRAPGPGQYLISAYGAAGGRGAKSHLSRAHGVFLSAVFSLRRGEPLYLLVGQQGQDACPGGSPESQLVCLGEPWATEEHVATVGADSVPSSRHRWAGGGGGGGGATYVFRLRAGELEPLLVAAGGGGRAYLRRQDRGRTQAAPEKLETRLAAPGNGGRGGAAGGGGGWTSRARSPQAGGSLREGAEGGQGCAEAWAALGWAAAGGFGGGGGACSAGGGGGGYRGGDASETDILWADGEDGVSFIHPSSELYLQPLAVTESHGEVEIRRHPNCSHCPLKDCQWQAELQLAECTCPEGMELAVDNITCLDLPTTASPLVLMVAVVVTLTLSLLLVCGVLILVSQKKWQGLWGTRLPGPELELSKLRTSAIRTAPNPYYCQVGLGPAQSWPLPPGLTEISPANVTLLRALGHGAFGEVYEGLVTGLPGDSSPLQVAIKTLPELCSRQDELDFLMEALIISKFSHRNIVRCVGLSFRAAPRLILLELMSGGDMKSFLRHSRPHLGQLSPLAMQDLLQLAQDIAQGCHYLEENHFIHRDIAARNCLLSCTGPSRVAKIGDFGMARDIYRASYYRKGGRALLPVKWMPPEALLEGIFTSKTDSWSFGVLLWEIFSLGYMPYPGRTNQEVLDFVVTGSRMDPPRGCPGPVYRIMTQCWQHQPELRPNFASILERLQYCTQDPDVLNSPLPVEPVPILEEEGASELGNRSLEGLQSPRPQNLNSENLKSWGRGPLGPWLSSSLKPLKSRGLHPQNLWNPTYGSWAPRAPEGEGEGIDLGNGSSLHSFPGF; encoded by the exons ATGAGCCGCTCCGGCCGGCTGCTGCTGTGGCTCGGAGCTGCGGGTAAGTGCTGTCTGGCGGTCAGAGGCACCTTCCTAGGCTTGGGGACGACGATCGGGACAGACCAGGTCGCAGCAGCTCCTCCCGAGGCCTCGATCCTTTGCCGCCAAAGCTTTCTG gcaggcgctctactacttgaggcactccgccagcccaacgtcttttccttcttatttccCAATCCCAACATCCCACGCCCTCTCCCAACCCTTCTGATTCCCTGCCACCTTTCAGGAGCCATTCTCTGCTCCAGCTCGGGCTCCCAGGAGCCCTTCCTGTCATCCCCGCCCCTGCCAATTTCCAGCTCCCAGGACCCGAAAATCACCGCCGCGCCTAGCGGATTGGAGTCAGCCTCGCCCCAAAATCCTCTAG GCACCGAGGGGCCTTGGCTGTTCAACACGTGTGGAGCCAGCGGCCGGCGGGGGCCCACGCAAACACAGTGTGACGGGGCATACGCGGGGAGCAACGTGGTGGTGACAGTGGGGACTGCCGGGCCACTGAGAGGCGTGCAGCTTTGGCGGGCCCCGGGCCCCGGCCAGTATCT GATCTCAGCCTATGGCGCTGCGGGGGGCAGAGGCGCCAAGAGCCACCTGTCGCGGGCGCATGGCGTCTTCCTCTCGGCGGTCTTCTCGCTGAGGCGCGGAGAGCCGCTGTACCTCCTCGTGGGGCAGCAGGGACAGGACGCCTGTCCCGGA GGGAGTCCGGAGAGCCAGCTCGTCTGCCTTGGAGAGCCTTGGGCCACCGAAGAGCACGTGGCGACAGTCGGGGCCGACAGCGTCCCAAGCTCGCGGCATCGCTGGGCAGGAGGTGGCGGCGGGGGTGGGGGCGCCACCTACGTCTTCCGG CTGCGCGCCGGTGAGCTGGAGCCGCTGCTGGTGGCAGCCGGGGGCGGCGGTCGGGCCTACTTGAGGCGACAGGACCGAGGCCGGACCCAGGCCGCCCCCGAGAAACTGGAGACCCGCTTGGCGGCGCCCGGGAACGGCGGGAGAGGCGGGGCGGCAG GTGGAGGCGGCGGCTGGACGTCGCGGGCCCGCTCTCCGCAGGCCGGCGGCTCActgcgggagggggcggagggcgGCCAGGGCTGCGCGGAGGCCTGGGCTGCCCTCGGCTGGGCCGCGGCTGGTGGCttcgggggcggcggcggcgcctGCTCTGCGGGCGGAGGTGGCGGCGGCTACCGGG GGGGTGATGCCTCAGAGACTGACATACTTTGGGCTGATGGGGAAGATGGGGTATCCTTCATACACCCCAGCAGCGAGCTCTACCTGCAGCCACTGGCAG TCACAGAGAGCCATGGAGAGGTGGAAATCCGAAGGCACCCTAATTGCAGTCACTGTCCTTTGAAAGACTGCCAGTGGCAGGCAGAGCTCCAGTTGGCTGAATGCACATGCCCAGAGGGCATGGAGCTAGCTGTGGATAACATCACTTGCCTGG ACCTGCCCACCACCGCAAGCCCTCTGGTTCTGATGGTGGCTGTGGTGGTAACCTTGACACTGAGCCTCCTTCTAGTGTGCGGGGTTCTGATTCTGG TGAGCCAGAAAAAGTGGCAGGGCCTGTGGGGGACAAGACTACCAGGCCCTGAGCTGGAGCTGAGCAAGCTTCGAACCTCTGCCATCAGGACAGCCCCCAATCCCTATTACTGCCAGGTGGGGCTTGGCCCAGCCCagtcctggcctctgcctccaggGCTCACTGAGATTTCTCCAGCCAATGTCACTCTGCTCAG AGCCTTGGGCCATGGTGCCTTCGGGGAGGTGTATGAGGGACTGGTAACTGGCCTTCCTGGGGACTCCAGCCCCCTGCAGGTGGCTATCAAG ACCCTGCCAGAGCTCTGCTCTCGTCAGGACGAGCTGGACTTCCTCATGGAGGCGCTTATCATCAG CAAGTTCAGTCATCGGAATATCGTGCGTTGTGTGGGGCTCAGCTTCCGGGCTGCCCCTCGCCTCATCCTGCTGGAGCTGATGTCCGGAGGAGATATGAAGAGCTTCCTGAGGCACAGCAGGCCGCACCTG GGACAGCTGTCACCTCTGGCCATGCAGGACCTGCTGCAGCTGGCCCAGGACATAGCCCAGGGCTGCCACTACTTGGAAGAAAATCACTTCATCCACAG GGATATTGCTGCCCGAAACTGCCTGCTGAGCTGCACCGGGCCCAGCCGAGTGGCCAAGATTGGGGACTTTGGGATGGCAAGAGATATCTACCG GGCCAGTTATTACCGCAAGGGGGGCCGGGCCTTGCTCCCAGTCAAGTGGATGCCCCCAGAGGCCCTCCTGGAGGGTATCTTCACATCCAAGACAGACTCCTG GTCTTTTGGGGTTCTGCTCTGGGAGATCTTCTCATTGGGCTACATGCCCTACCCTGGGCGCACCAACCAGGAGGTGCTGGACTTTGTTGTCACAGGAAGCCGGATGGACCCTCCTAGAGGCTGTCCAGGGCCTGT GTACCGCATCATGACCCAGTGTTGGCAGCATCAGCCCGAGCTGCGGCCCAACTTTGCCAGCATCTTGGAGCGCCTTCAATACTGCACTCAG GACCCTGATGTGCTAAATTCGCCCCTGCCAGTGGAACCTGTGCCCATCCTGGAAGAAGAAGGGGCTTCTGAGCTGGGGAACAGGTCTTTGGAGGGTCTACAATCCCCACGGCCCCAGAACCTGAATTCAGAGAACTTGAAAAGCTGGGGAAGGGGCCCTCTTGGCCCCTGGCTGTCCTCTAGCCTTAAGCCTCTCAAATCCAGAGGCCTCCATCCACAGAATCTTTGGAACCCCACCTATGGCTCTTGGGCCCCAAGAGCCCcagagggtgagggtgagggcaTTGACCTTGGCAATGGCTCCTCCCTGCACTCCTTCCCAGGCTTCTAG
- the Itpka gene encoding inositol-trisphosphate 3-kinase A isoform X1 — MTLPGGPTGMAQPGGAGSCSPGLERTPRRSVGELRLLFEARCAAVAAAAAAGDPRARGAKRRGGQVPNGLPRAAPARVIPQLTVTAEEPDVPPASPGPPEPEGDCLPAVGSHLQQPRRLSTSSLSSTGSSLLEDSEDDLLSDSESRSRGNVQLEASEDVGQGWDPGEPLFQNREDLCITEMPTCRMEPCRFQKSHWQKIRTMVNLPVMSPFKKRYAWVQLAGHTGSFKAAGTSGLILKRSSEPERYCLARLMADALRGCVPAFHGVVERDGESYLQLQDLLDGFDGPCVLDCKMGVRTYLEEELTKARERPKLRKDMYKKMLAVDPEAPTEEEHAQRAVTKPRYMQWREGISSSTTLGFRIEGIKKADGSCSTDFKTTRSREQVTRVFEEFMQGDAEVLRRYLNRLQQIRDTLEVSEFFRRHEVIGSSLLFVHDHCHRAGVWLIDFGKTTPLPDGQILDHRRPWEEGNREDGYLLGLDNLIGILASLAER; from the exons ATGACCCTGCCCGGGGGCCCGACGGGCATGGCGCAGCCGGGGGGCGCGGGGTCCTGCAGCCCTGGGCTGGAGCGGACCCCGCGCCGGAGCGTCGGAGAGCTGCGCCTGCTCTTCGAGGCGCGCTGCGCCGCGgtcgctgccgccgccgccgcagggGATCCTCGGGCCCGCGGGGCCAAGCGGCGTGGGGGACAGGTCCCCAACGGGCTTCCGCGGGCTGCCCCTGCCCGGGTGATCCCGCAGCTGACCGTGACAGCCGAGGAGCCAGATGTACCCCCGGCCAGCCCTGGGCCCCCGGAGCCAGAGGGTGACTGCCTCCCGGCAGTGGGCTCGCACTTGCAGCAGCCACGCCGCCTCTCCACCTCGTCGCTGTCTTCCACCGGCTCGTCGCTACTCGAGGACTCGGAGGACGATCTGCTGAGCGACAGCGAGAGCCGGAGCCGCGGCAACGTGCAGCTGGAAGCCAGCGAGGACGTGGGTCAG GGTTGGGATCCGGGCGAGCCCCTGTTCCAGAATAGGGAGGATTTATGCATTACTGAGATGCCGACTTGCAGAATGGAACCGTGTCGCTTTCAGAAAAGCCACTGGCAGAAGATTCGGACCATGGTGAATCTGCCGGTCATGAGCCCTTTCAAGAAGCGCTACGCCTGGGTGCAGCTGGCAGGGCACACGG GGAGTTTCAAGGCGGCGGGCACGAGCGGGCTGATCCTGAAGCGCAGCTCGGAGCCGGAGCGCTATTGCCTGGCGCGCCTGATGGCGGACGCGCTGCGTGGCTGTGTGCCGGCCTTCCACGGCGTAGTGGAGCGCGATGGGGAAAGCTACTTGCAGTTGCAGGACCTCCTCGACGGCTTCGATGGGCCCTGCGTGCTTGACTGCAAGATGGGCGTCAG GACTTACCTGGAGGAGGAACTAACCAAGGCCCGAGAGCGGCCCAAGCTGAGGAAGGACATGTACAAGAAAATGCTGGCCGTGGACCCAGAGGCGCCCACGGAGGAGGAGCACGCGCAGCGCGCGGTCACCAAACCGCGCTACATGCAGTGGCGGGAGGGCATCAGCTCCAGCACCACGCTCGGCTTCCGCATCGAGGGCATCAAG AAAGCCGATGGCTCATGCAGCACAGACTTCAAGACTACCCGAAGCCGGGAGCAGGTGACCCGCGTCTTTGAGGAGTTCATGCAAGGAGATGCGGAAGTGCTG AGGAGGTATCTGAACCGCCTGCAGCAGATCCGGGACACCCTGGAGGTCTCTGAGTTTTTTAGGAGGCACGAG GTGATTGGCAGCTCACTCCTCTTCGTGCATGATCACTGCCATCGCGCTGGTGTGTGGCTCATCGATTTTGGCAAGACTACACCACTCCCAGATGGCCAGATCCTGGACCACCGGCGGCCCTGGGAAGAGGGCAACCGCGAAGACggctatttgctggggctggacAATCTCATTGGcatcctggccagcctggctgaGAGATGA